The following are from one region of the Salmo salar chromosome ssa27, Ssal_v3.1, whole genome shotgun sequence genome:
- the LOC106588377 gene encoding class I histocompatibility antigen, F10 alpha chain isoform X1 yields the protein MSAFKMYVVALLLLFATLSTEDTVETWSLNYIYTALSKPVELPGIHEFTAMGLMNDKQIDYYDSVAKKKIPKQDWMREKLPADYWEKGTQSRKSKEQWFKVNVDILMNRMRHNNTDLHILQWKHGCEIDQQRDGTVKFIKGIDQYSYDGDDFLAFDDVTMQWVAPVDQALPTKRKWDGVQILNQYTKGYLEKECVDWLSTFMEYGKKHLRMDDSAPKVYAFAKKAKTAGHVRLTCMATGFYPKDVVMHIKKNGVPLTDRDGVQSAGLLPNDDETYQIRMSVQIPEADKETYECYVNHRTLKEPIVEKWDGKCCDCNQVTGVIIAVVAVVLLFIVVTPLLVLWKKGKIFAGKKGAPPPTEIQEPLNVKKDDASSTDSGQGSNERLDTEATLTTGVTEDDTSIIDSDSGQGSNERLETEPMLTNGVKKDDASSTDSGQGSNEYLETEPMMTTGAVGE from the exons ATGTCTGcttttaaaatgtatgtagtcGCACTGTTGCTCCTTTTTGCGACACTTTCGACGGAGGACACTG TGGAGACATGGTCGCTGAATTACATCTACACTGCCCTGTCAAAGCCAGTAGAGTTGCCTGGTATCCATGAATTCACTGCCATGGGTCTGATGAATGACAAACAGATTGATTACTATGACAGTGTGGCAAAGAAGAAGATTCCCAAACAGGACTGGATGAGGGAGAAGCTGCCAGCAGACTACTGGGAAAAAGGAACTCAGTCACGCAAGAGCAAGGAGCAGTGGTTCAAAGTTAATGTCGACATCTTGATGAATCGCATGAGGCACAACAACACTG ATCTCCATATTCTTCAGTGGAAACATGGCTGTGAGATTGACCAACAGCGTGACGGCACAGTGAAATTCATAAAGGGCATCGACCAATACAGCTACGATGGTGACGACTTCCTGGCCTTTGATGATGTCACTATGCAGTGGGTGGCCCCAGTTGATCAAGCTCTGCCGACTAAGAGGAAGTGGGACGGGGTGCAGATCCTCAACCAGTACACCAAGGGCTACCTGGAGAAGGAGTGTGTGGACTGGCTGTCCACATTCATGGAATATGGGAAGAAGCATTTGAGAATGGATGATT CTGCTCCAAAGGTCTATGCATTTGCTAAAAAAGCCAAAACTGCAGGACATGTCCGACTGACCTGCATGGCCACAGGTTTCTATCCCAAAGATGTGGTTATGCATATTAAGAAGAACGGTGTTCCATTGACCGACCGTGATGGAGTGCAGTCTGCAGGACTCCTACCCAATGATGATGAGACCTACCAGATCAGGATGAGTGTGCAGATCCCAGAGGCAGACAAGGAAACGTATGAATGTTATGTCAACCATAGAACATTGAAGGAGCCAATTGTGGAAAAATGGG ATGGGAAATGCTGTGATTGTAACCAAGTAACAGGTGTTATCATTGCTGTTGTTGCGGTGGTCCTCCTGTTCATCGTGGTTACCCCACTGTTGGTTCTTTGGAAGAAAGGCAAAATAT TTGCTGGTAAAAAAGGAGCTCCACCACCTACTGAGATCCAGGAACCTCTAAATG TGAAAAAGGATGACGCTAGCAGCACTGACTCTG GTCAAGGCAGCAATGAACGTCTAGACACTGAGGCAACGCTGACAACTGGAG TGACAGAGGATGACACTAGCAtcattgactctgactctg GTCAAGGCAGCAATGAACGTCTAGAGACTGAGCCAATGTTGACAAATGGAG TGAAAAAGGATGACGCTAGCAGCACTGACTCTG GTCAAGGCAGCAATGAATATCTAGAGACTGAGCCAATGATGACAACTGGAG cCGTTGGGGAGTGA
- the LOC106588377 gene encoding class I histocompatibility antigen, F10 alpha chain isoform X3 — MSAFKMYVVALLLLFATLSTEDTVETWSLNYIYTALSKPVELPGIHEFTAMGLMNDKQIDYYDSVAKKKIPKQDWMREKLPADYWEKGTQSRKSKEQWFKVNVDILMNRMRHNNTDLHILQWKHGCEIDQQRDGTVKFIKGIDQYSYDGDDFLAFDDVTMQWVAPVDQALPTKRKWDGVQILNQYTKGYLEKECVDWLSTFMEYGKKHLRMDDSAPKVYAFAKKAKTAGHVRLTCMATGFYPKDVVMHIKKNGVPLTDRDGVQSAGLLPNDDETYQIRMSVQIPEADKETYECYVNHRTLKEPIVEKWDGKCCDCNQVTGVIIAVVAVVLLFIVVTPLLVLWKKGKIFAGKKGAPPPTEIQEPLNVKKDDASSTDSGQGSNERLDTEATLTTGVTEDDTSIIDSDSGQGSNEYLETEPMMTTGAVGE, encoded by the exons ATGTCTGcttttaaaatgtatgtagtcGCACTGTTGCTCCTTTTTGCGACACTTTCGACGGAGGACACTG TGGAGACATGGTCGCTGAATTACATCTACACTGCCCTGTCAAAGCCAGTAGAGTTGCCTGGTATCCATGAATTCACTGCCATGGGTCTGATGAATGACAAACAGATTGATTACTATGACAGTGTGGCAAAGAAGAAGATTCCCAAACAGGACTGGATGAGGGAGAAGCTGCCAGCAGACTACTGGGAAAAAGGAACTCAGTCACGCAAGAGCAAGGAGCAGTGGTTCAAAGTTAATGTCGACATCTTGATGAATCGCATGAGGCACAACAACACTG ATCTCCATATTCTTCAGTGGAAACATGGCTGTGAGATTGACCAACAGCGTGACGGCACAGTGAAATTCATAAAGGGCATCGACCAATACAGCTACGATGGTGACGACTTCCTGGCCTTTGATGATGTCACTATGCAGTGGGTGGCCCCAGTTGATCAAGCTCTGCCGACTAAGAGGAAGTGGGACGGGGTGCAGATCCTCAACCAGTACACCAAGGGCTACCTGGAGAAGGAGTGTGTGGACTGGCTGTCCACATTCATGGAATATGGGAAGAAGCATTTGAGAATGGATGATT CTGCTCCAAAGGTCTATGCATTTGCTAAAAAAGCCAAAACTGCAGGACATGTCCGACTGACCTGCATGGCCACAGGTTTCTATCCCAAAGATGTGGTTATGCATATTAAGAAGAACGGTGTTCCATTGACCGACCGTGATGGAGTGCAGTCTGCAGGACTCCTACCCAATGATGATGAGACCTACCAGATCAGGATGAGTGTGCAGATCCCAGAGGCAGACAAGGAAACGTATGAATGTTATGTCAACCATAGAACATTGAAGGAGCCAATTGTGGAAAAATGGG ATGGGAAATGCTGTGATTGTAACCAAGTAACAGGTGTTATCATTGCTGTTGTTGCGGTGGTCCTCCTGTTCATCGTGGTTACCCCACTGTTGGTTCTTTGGAAGAAAGGCAAAATAT TTGCTGGTAAAAAAGGAGCTCCACCACCTACTGAGATCCAGGAACCTCTAAATG TGAAAAAGGATGACGCTAGCAGCACTGACTCTG GTCAAGGCAGCAATGAACGTCTAGACACTGAGGCAACGCTGACAACTGGAG TGACAGAGGATGACACTAGCAtcattgactctgactctg GTCAAGGCAGCAATGAATATCTAGAGACTGAGCCAATGATGACAACTGGAG cCGTTGGGGAGTGA
- the LOC106588377 gene encoding class I histocompatibility antigen, F10 alpha chain isoform X4 translates to MSAFKMYVVALLLLFATLSTEDTVETWSLNYIYTALSKPVELPGIHEFTAMGLMNDKQIDYYDSVAKKKIPKQDWMREKLPADYWEKGTQSRKSKEQWFKVNVDILMNRMRHNNTDLHILQWKHGCEIDQQRDGTVKFIKGIDQYSYDGDDFLAFDDVTMQWVAPVDQALPTKRKWDGVQILNQYTKGYLEKECVDWLSTFMEYGKKHLRMDDSAPKVYAFAKKAKTAGHVRLTCMATGFYPKDVVMHIKKNGVPLTDRDGVQSAGLLPNDDETYQIRMSVQIPEADKETYECYVNHRTLKEPIVEKWDGKCCDCNQVTGVIIAVVAVVLLFIVVTPLLVLWKKGKIFAGKKGAPPPTEIQEPLNVKKDDASSTDSGQGSNERLETEPMLTNGVKKDDASSTDSGQGSNEYLETEPMMTTGAVGE, encoded by the exons ATGTCTGcttttaaaatgtatgtagtcGCACTGTTGCTCCTTTTTGCGACACTTTCGACGGAGGACACTG TGGAGACATGGTCGCTGAATTACATCTACACTGCCCTGTCAAAGCCAGTAGAGTTGCCTGGTATCCATGAATTCACTGCCATGGGTCTGATGAATGACAAACAGATTGATTACTATGACAGTGTGGCAAAGAAGAAGATTCCCAAACAGGACTGGATGAGGGAGAAGCTGCCAGCAGACTACTGGGAAAAAGGAACTCAGTCACGCAAGAGCAAGGAGCAGTGGTTCAAAGTTAATGTCGACATCTTGATGAATCGCATGAGGCACAACAACACTG ATCTCCATATTCTTCAGTGGAAACATGGCTGTGAGATTGACCAACAGCGTGACGGCACAGTGAAATTCATAAAGGGCATCGACCAATACAGCTACGATGGTGACGACTTCCTGGCCTTTGATGATGTCACTATGCAGTGGGTGGCCCCAGTTGATCAAGCTCTGCCGACTAAGAGGAAGTGGGACGGGGTGCAGATCCTCAACCAGTACACCAAGGGCTACCTGGAGAAGGAGTGTGTGGACTGGCTGTCCACATTCATGGAATATGGGAAGAAGCATTTGAGAATGGATGATT CTGCTCCAAAGGTCTATGCATTTGCTAAAAAAGCCAAAACTGCAGGACATGTCCGACTGACCTGCATGGCCACAGGTTTCTATCCCAAAGATGTGGTTATGCATATTAAGAAGAACGGTGTTCCATTGACCGACCGTGATGGAGTGCAGTCTGCAGGACTCCTACCCAATGATGATGAGACCTACCAGATCAGGATGAGTGTGCAGATCCCAGAGGCAGACAAGGAAACGTATGAATGTTATGTCAACCATAGAACATTGAAGGAGCCAATTGTGGAAAAATGGG ATGGGAAATGCTGTGATTGTAACCAAGTAACAGGTGTTATCATTGCTGTTGTTGCGGTGGTCCTCCTGTTCATCGTGGTTACCCCACTGTTGGTTCTTTGGAAGAAAGGCAAAATAT TTGCTGGTAAAAAAGGAGCTCCACCACCTACTGAGATCCAGGAACCTCTAAATG TGAAAAAGGATGACGCTAGCAGCACTGACTCTG GTCAAGGCAGCAATGAACGTCTAGAGACTGAGCCAATGTTGACAAATGGAG TGAAAAAGGATGACGCTAGCAGCACTGACTCTG GTCAAGGCAGCAATGAATATCTAGAGACTGAGCCAATGATGACAACTGGAG cCGTTGGGGAGTGA
- the LOC106588377 gene encoding class I histocompatibility antigen, F10 alpha chain isoform X5 — translation MSAFKMYVVALLLLFATLSTEDTVETWSLNYIYTALSKPVELPGIHEFTAMGLMNDKQIDYYDSVAKKKIPKQDWMREKLPADYWEKGTQSRKSKEQWFKVNVDILMNRMRHNNTDLHILQWKHGCEIDQQRDGTVKFIKGIDQYSYDGDDFLAFDDVTMQWVAPVDQALPTKRKWDGVQILNQYTKGYLEKECVDWLSTFMEYGKKHLRMDDSAPKVYAFAKKAKTAGHVRLTCMATGFYPKDVVMHIKKNGVPLTDRDGVQSAGLLPNDDETYQIRMSVQIPEADKETYECYVNHRTLKEPIVEKWDGKCCDCNQVTGVIIAVVAVVLLFIVVTPLLVLWKKGKIFAGKKGAPPPTEIQEPLNVKKDDASSTDSGQGSNEYLETEPMMTTGAVGE, via the exons ATGTCTGcttttaaaatgtatgtagtcGCACTGTTGCTCCTTTTTGCGACACTTTCGACGGAGGACACTG TGGAGACATGGTCGCTGAATTACATCTACACTGCCCTGTCAAAGCCAGTAGAGTTGCCTGGTATCCATGAATTCACTGCCATGGGTCTGATGAATGACAAACAGATTGATTACTATGACAGTGTGGCAAAGAAGAAGATTCCCAAACAGGACTGGATGAGGGAGAAGCTGCCAGCAGACTACTGGGAAAAAGGAACTCAGTCACGCAAGAGCAAGGAGCAGTGGTTCAAAGTTAATGTCGACATCTTGATGAATCGCATGAGGCACAACAACACTG ATCTCCATATTCTTCAGTGGAAACATGGCTGTGAGATTGACCAACAGCGTGACGGCACAGTGAAATTCATAAAGGGCATCGACCAATACAGCTACGATGGTGACGACTTCCTGGCCTTTGATGATGTCACTATGCAGTGGGTGGCCCCAGTTGATCAAGCTCTGCCGACTAAGAGGAAGTGGGACGGGGTGCAGATCCTCAACCAGTACACCAAGGGCTACCTGGAGAAGGAGTGTGTGGACTGGCTGTCCACATTCATGGAATATGGGAAGAAGCATTTGAGAATGGATGATT CTGCTCCAAAGGTCTATGCATTTGCTAAAAAAGCCAAAACTGCAGGACATGTCCGACTGACCTGCATGGCCACAGGTTTCTATCCCAAAGATGTGGTTATGCATATTAAGAAGAACGGTGTTCCATTGACCGACCGTGATGGAGTGCAGTCTGCAGGACTCCTACCCAATGATGATGAGACCTACCAGATCAGGATGAGTGTGCAGATCCCAGAGGCAGACAAGGAAACGTATGAATGTTATGTCAACCATAGAACATTGAAGGAGCCAATTGTGGAAAAATGGG ATGGGAAATGCTGTGATTGTAACCAAGTAACAGGTGTTATCATTGCTGTTGTTGCGGTGGTCCTCCTGTTCATCGTGGTTACCCCACTGTTGGTTCTTTGGAAGAAAGGCAAAATAT TTGCTGGTAAAAAAGGAGCTCCACCACCTACTGAGATCCAGGAACCTCTAAATG TGAAAAAGGATGACGCTAGCAGCACTGACTCTG GTCAAGGCAGCAATGAATATCTAGAGACTGAGCCAATGATGACAACTGGAG cCGTTGGGGAGTGA
- the LOC106588377 gene encoding class I histocompatibility antigen, F10 alpha chain isoform X2, producing the protein MSAFKMYVVALLLLFATLSTEDTVETWSLNYIYTALSKPVELPGIHEFTAMGLMNDKQIDYYDSVAKKKIPKQDWMREKLPADYWEKGTQSRKSKEQWFKVNVDILMNRMRHNNTDLHILQWKHGCEIDQQRDGTVKFIKGIDQYSYDGDDFLAFDDVTMQWVAPVDQALPTKRKWDGVQILNQYTKGYLEKECVDWLSTFMEYGKKHLRMDDSAPKVYAFAKKAKTAGHVRLTCMATGFYPKDVVMHIKKNGVPLTDRDGVQSAGLLPNDDETYQIRMSVQIPEADKETYECYVNHRTLKEPIVEKWDGKCCDCNQVTGVIIAVVAVVLLFIVVTPLLVLWKKGKIFAGKKGAPPPTEIQEPLNVKKDDASSTDSGQGSNERLDTEATLTTGVTEDDTSIIDSDSVKKDDASSTDSGQGSNEYLETEPMMTTGAVGE; encoded by the exons ATGTCTGcttttaaaatgtatgtagtcGCACTGTTGCTCCTTTTTGCGACACTTTCGACGGAGGACACTG TGGAGACATGGTCGCTGAATTACATCTACACTGCCCTGTCAAAGCCAGTAGAGTTGCCTGGTATCCATGAATTCACTGCCATGGGTCTGATGAATGACAAACAGATTGATTACTATGACAGTGTGGCAAAGAAGAAGATTCCCAAACAGGACTGGATGAGGGAGAAGCTGCCAGCAGACTACTGGGAAAAAGGAACTCAGTCACGCAAGAGCAAGGAGCAGTGGTTCAAAGTTAATGTCGACATCTTGATGAATCGCATGAGGCACAACAACACTG ATCTCCATATTCTTCAGTGGAAACATGGCTGTGAGATTGACCAACAGCGTGACGGCACAGTGAAATTCATAAAGGGCATCGACCAATACAGCTACGATGGTGACGACTTCCTGGCCTTTGATGATGTCACTATGCAGTGGGTGGCCCCAGTTGATCAAGCTCTGCCGACTAAGAGGAAGTGGGACGGGGTGCAGATCCTCAACCAGTACACCAAGGGCTACCTGGAGAAGGAGTGTGTGGACTGGCTGTCCACATTCATGGAATATGGGAAGAAGCATTTGAGAATGGATGATT CTGCTCCAAAGGTCTATGCATTTGCTAAAAAAGCCAAAACTGCAGGACATGTCCGACTGACCTGCATGGCCACAGGTTTCTATCCCAAAGATGTGGTTATGCATATTAAGAAGAACGGTGTTCCATTGACCGACCGTGATGGAGTGCAGTCTGCAGGACTCCTACCCAATGATGATGAGACCTACCAGATCAGGATGAGTGTGCAGATCCCAGAGGCAGACAAGGAAACGTATGAATGTTATGTCAACCATAGAACATTGAAGGAGCCAATTGTGGAAAAATGGG ATGGGAAATGCTGTGATTGTAACCAAGTAACAGGTGTTATCATTGCTGTTGTTGCGGTGGTCCTCCTGTTCATCGTGGTTACCCCACTGTTGGTTCTTTGGAAGAAAGGCAAAATAT TTGCTGGTAAAAAAGGAGCTCCACCACCTACTGAGATCCAGGAACCTCTAAATG TGAAAAAGGATGACGCTAGCAGCACTGACTCTG GTCAAGGCAGCAATGAACGTCTAGACACTGAGGCAACGCTGACAACTGGAG TGACAGAGGATGACACTAGCAtcattgactctgactctg TGAAAAAGGATGACGCTAGCAGCACTGACTCTG GTCAAGGCAGCAATGAATATCTAGAGACTGAGCCAATGATGACAACTGGAG cCGTTGGGGAGTGA
- the LOC106588380 gene encoding LOW QUALITY PROTEIN: major histocompatibility complex class I-related gene protein (The sequence of the model RefSeq protein was modified relative to this genomic sequence to represent the inferred CDS: inserted 1 base in 1 codon): MYRPNLMFFVLFFXLECICRSQSHIYSLNYIYTALSKPVDLPGIHEFTAMGLMNNQQIDYYDSVSKKKIPKQDWMREKLPADYWEKGTQSRKSKEQWFKVNVNILMDRMRHNNTDVHILQWKHGCEIDQQSDGTLKFIKGTDQYSYDGDDFLAFDDVTMQWVAPVDQALPTKRKWDGVQILNQYTKGYLEKECVDWLSKFMEYGEKEFSRPDSPPKVYAFAKKAKTAGHVRLTCMATGFYPKDVVMNIKKNGVPLTKHDGVQSAGVLPNDDETYQIRMSVQIPEADKETYECYVHHTTLEKPIVIKWDGICCDCSSFNAVVIGAVVITFIVVLILVVLFVLHRRGTIVIPGLRTTATGNGVAFSGVNTS; the protein is encoded by the exons ATGTATAGACCTAATTTgatgttttttgttttatttt ttctggAATGTATTTGCCGGAGCCAAAGCC ACATCTACTCCCTGAATTACATCTACACTGCCCTGTCAAAGCCAGTAGACTTGcctggtatccatgagttcactGCCATGGGTCTGATGAACAACCAACAGATTGATTACTATGACAGTGTGTCAAAGAAGAAGATTCCCAAACAGGACTGGATGAGGGAGAAGCTGCCAGCAGACTACTGGGAAAAAGGAACTCAGTCACGCAAGAGCAAGGAGCAGTGGTTCAAAGTCAACGTCAACATCCTGATGGATCGCATGAGGCACAACAACACTG ATGTGCATATCCTTCAGTGGAAACATGGCTGTGAGATTGACCAACAGAGTGACGGCACATTGAAATTCATAAAGGGCACTGACCAATACAGCTACGATGGTGACGACTTCCTGGCCTTTGATGATGTCACTATGCAGTGGGTGGCCCCAGTTGATCAAGCTCTGCCGACTAAGAGGAAGTGGGACGGGGTGCAGATCCTCAACCAGTACACCAAGGGCTACCTGGAGAAGGAGTGTGTGGACTGGCTGTCCAAATTCATGGAATATGGGGAGAAAGAATTCAGTAGGCCTGATT CCCCTCCAAAGGTCTATGCATTTGCTAAAAAGGCCAAAACCGCAGGACATGTCCGACTGACCTGCATGGCCACAGGTTTCTATCCCAAAGATGTGGTAATGAATATTAAGAAGAACGGTGTTCCATTGACCAAACATGATGGAGTGCAGTCTGCAGGAGTCCTACCCAATGATGATGAGACCTACCAGATCAGGATGAGTGTGCAGATCCCAGAGGCAGACAAGGAAACGTATGAATGTTATGTCCACCATACAACATTGGAGAAGCCAATTGTGATAAAATGGG atggaatatgttgtgaTTGCAGTAGTTTCAATGCTGTAGTCATTGGGGCTGTAGTCATCACCTTTATTGTAGTTCTGATCTTGGTGGTCCTCTTTGTTCTGCACAGAAGAGGGACAATTG TGATTCCTGGCTTGAGAACTACAG